The Arachis duranensis cultivar V14167 chromosome 9, aradu.V14167.gnm2.J7QH, whole genome shotgun sequence genomic sequence ATACTTCACTCTTGTAATATTGGATAAACTATTTCATTTATTAATTTCCATTTAATATTCattggttattttaatttatttttgtattttcctaatataattataattcaaaGAGCAATAGATCAGATGACTAATAACTATACCAGAAACATGGAATATGAATATGATTCTTGTAAGTGGGGGCCATAAAATAGAACAAATTTGATtcacaatttttaattttttttctcgatTAATATATATGTCTCTTTTTGGTCCAATTCATTTGTTGATTACCTTTTCGAAAACATCAACCCTATCATGCATGATTAAGGAAGATAAAGTAAAGTGAGGTGTACGTGAGATGAAGCACACCCAAAAAAAGGTTCAGAAGCCATCGATCTCATTCGCCAACACCTCATTCAGGGAGCCCAATATTAGcgtaaaaacataaaaaaaaaaagtataggaaccAATATATTATCTATTAACTTAGTTTGATCATGATGTAAAGAGCCACACGGGGCTTTTGGGCACATATATAGCATATCAGCATTCGAATTTTGACTAAAATTTTGGCTGATGTAATCAGGGTAATATTAATTCGACAAATACAATATTttcaacaataaataattaggTAATTGTGTGTTTTTAAGaatgataatttttatatttacattcAGGACGGACATTAGGGAGTTTAatagtaataaattattatgtataatttaatttttaaaaaaaaaatatttagtatttagtctagtataaataaaaattcagtttaatttaaatattaataatttttaatatctaaaaagtaagtaataatattaaaaaaatctgaaaaatatattattactaatattttttaattaaataaaaattttcaaatctcataaagtgaattctttttttttttgtgactgtctttttttattcatttaatattAATTCTCTCTGTTTCAATTGCTACAATTAAGAGATCTTTTTTaactatgaatattgtgaaaattaatttaaaaacaaaataaaagatgaattttttgctaattgtcttttaattatattgaaaagaaaattattgaaaaatttgacacaaattccATTATTGgtgaattttatgatacgaaAAATCGACTACTTCGTTAGTAAAAAGTATacacatttttttttactttaaaatatattctctgttgatatatttttgtaatacatcttatattattataacttttttacataatttttaatattatatatattattggccCCATAATATCATTTCTGGATCCGTCCTTATTTGCACGAACACACAATTATTAAACATACTCGTAATTGTTAGTTATAGGAGATATTTAACCATAAACTAATTTGAATTTATCAAATAGTCGGTACATTTTTCGTTTAagtaaatatcaaaatttaaatacaaatttgtatataaaacaatttattaattaacCACGAATCCTAAATTGAAGCTCAAATCCGTGAACCAATTAGTCCAAATACCatgaaaaaccgaaaaaaagTTATAGGAAATATTTGTGACTGCaagattataataaaaaattattttcgagaCATTAAAAATCTATCacacatatttatatatttataaatattatttcatatttttttcaacaaaatatcaaccattaaataaatcaaatatgtAATGTATTTATGTACAATTATTTtacatatctttttaataaaacattaaccactaaaataataaaatattttacaacataactaagtatttttataaatactaaatatatatttatatacagtAGTCACTTTCTGATGTTCATTTAACATGTTGAATGAACGTTTAAAAGGCTTGCTTAATCAAATGTCGCTGACGCAACCGAtggttgaaaatatatatatatatatataccgcATATCCACACGCACATTATTATTACAGTTTTAAGGATTGCTCTTTCAGCAATTTGACCAAGTTGCCACAATAAAACTCAATTATTGAAATCAATTTTCGGAaagacaaacaaacaaaaacaaccaATTTCACGCGTATTGGTAtcattccaacttgtttctaTAACCTATAGAAATATAAGAAAGAAACttggaaataaaaataaacattagACCCTACCAAACATTGATTACACTTGATATAGATAGATATCTTGTATGTCTCAATTAACAATTTGGCAAACAAGTACCATCCGTCACCAAAATcggattcttttttttttttctaataaattaaacCGTACAGTATAGTGCTAAGGGTAGCAGTTTTCTGGTTTTGTTGTCGGTAAATTGGAAAATTATTAAATAGCAACTTAGTAAAATAtgtcaaattatctaataatttttaactgaTTGCATGCTTTGTATATTCCAGAAGTATTTATAATTAGTGATTCTTGAATTTCTCTTGTAACAAGCATTAAATTATATGTGCAGGTAAAGAAAAAAAGTAGTAGAAATCAGGATAGcctctatatattttataatctACAAAAGAATCCAATAAGTGCCTCAAGAAAATTATACATCAACAGCATCAACCGGAAGGGAAACTGTTCTATGAAGCGAGTGAGGAAGCAATGTACCAGAAAAAAAGTTCTTAGCATTAACCATACCTTCTTCTTCACTAAGTGATTCCATCGCCTCGCGATTCTGGGCCCTTTGGGCATCCAGATCGGGGATGCTATTGTTGCAGTGAGGAGGATGGTTAGTAGTGGCATCACAGTTCAAGTTATTGGTAAAGGGTTTCAAATGAATCACATTGTTATTGTTGCTTGCTTTCAAAGTTTTTGTCAGCAAATGCAGCGGCATAACAAGTTGGTGTTCAGTTTTGTTTTCCTCTTTGTCATTGCTgttggaagaagaagatttagGCATTAGGCCAAGGTGTTGATCTTTGAGTTCCCTTAACTCCATTTGGTATTTCGCTTTGAGCCATCTCAGCTCCTTTTGGATCTCTTCCTCGTAGTCACCCTCTAGGTCACAACATAACGATCGAATAGTAGAGAAATCGTGGGTTCCTGATAAATTACGCAGAGAGCTTCCAGCATTGGAGGCAAACTTGGTTTCCCAATGATCCTGCCCTTTATCTTCAGCAGCTATTGATTTGTCTAGTTGTTCGTATTGTTCGTCAGAATGGCTTTGATCGGACGCTACCGGACTGAGTTCGCGGCTTTCGTGCTGATTCCATAAACCCTGGTACTGTAAGCTGTGTGACTGGCTTGATATGTTGGGTACATTCTCTCTAACATGATTGTCGTAATCCTCAGATTCGAAAGTGATCTCCTCGAATCGTCCATGCATTGAAGTACATCCACGCCTACAACACTCGCCAAGTTTGGGGTTTTTGCTGCCCGGATTCTGCGAAATGAAATCCAGAAGCGATCCGCTGGAGGTATGATTCGAGACACAATTGTGACATAAACCCTGATTGGAAAATCGGGGAGATTCATCGATTCCTGGTCCACGCCTCCAATCAGGTACCAAAGAAGCAATTTCGCCATCTATCATATCAGCTATTCTGGTAACATCCTGGTCGGTAATGTCAAGCTCTGCGACCATTTCTGCTGCCACACTAATTGCTGTGTCCATCTCAATGTCGAATGGGAAATAAATATTTCGAATACGGCCTgtgataacaagaatagagtCAAACAATCTTAAATTCTAtaatgaaatatgcaaataacgGTCAAAAGAATAGGCCGGACCTTCTTTATCTGCGATTCTGAGTCTCAAAAATATGCCACCATCATCTTTCCTCTTGCCCTTGATGCTTATGTCAACATCTTCAGAcgtttcttcatcatcatcgtcatggTACTCAAAAAGTTCTATTCCATTAGGTTCAATCTCAGCTGGATGCGATGACCAGTCTCCTTCATACCCAAAACCATTCGAGTATTCGTTACTAATGTTGCTATAGCTTCGATGAAGATCAAATAGTGGCTGCCTAATGAGAGGGCCTAAGTCATCCAATTCCCCACCGTCTACAGGTCtcaaatcataatcataatcatcaaCTCGAAGAAACGGGTCATCTAGAAGCTCCCTTGCAGATAGCCTTAAAGAAACAGTTGCCAAGCATTTCTCAACAAATTCTCGCACTTCTGGATCCTTCACTTTGTACAAAGCATCCGGCTTTTTACCCTGGTGATAGATAATACAAAACGCCAAAGAA encodes the following:
- the LOC107465556 gene encoding probable serine/threonine-protein kinase WNK9, producing MNGVTHLEPEPDDPSEFVEVDPTGRYGRYNEILGKGASKTVYRAFDEYQGIEVAWNQVKLYDFLQSPEDLERLYCEIHLLKTLKHKNIMKFYTSWVDTANRNINFVTELFTSGTLRQYRLKHKRVHIRAVKHWCRQILRGLLYLHSHDPPVIHRDLKCDNIFINGNQGEVKIGDLGLAAILRKSHAAHCVGTPEFMAPEVYEEAYNELVDIYSFGMCILEMVTFEYPYSECTHPAQIYKKVISGKKPDALYKVKDPEVREFVEKCLATVSLRLSARELLDDPFLRVDDYDYDLRPVDGGELDDLGPLIRQPLFDLHRSYSNISNEYSNGFGYEGDWSSHPAEIEPNGIELFEYHDDDDEETSEDVDISIKGKRKDDGGIFLRLRIADKEGRIRNIYFPFDIEMDTAISVAAEMVAELDITDQDVTRIADMIDGEIASLVPDWRRGPGIDESPRFSNQGLCHNCVSNHTSSGSLLDFISQNPGSKNPKLGECCRRGCTSMHGRFEEITFESEDYDNHVRENVPNISSQSHSLQYQGLWNQHESRELSPVASDQSHSDEQYEQLDKSIAAEDKGQDHWETKFASNAGSSLRNLSGTHDFSTIRSLCCDLEGDYEEEIQKELRWLKAKYQMELRELKDQHLGLMPKSSSSNSNDKEENKTEHQLVMPLHLLTKTLKASNNNNVIHLKPFTNNLNCDATTNHPPHCNNSIPDLDAQRAQNREAMESLSEEEGMVNAKNFFSGTLLPHSLHRTVSLPVDAVDV